The Vicia villosa cultivar HV-30 ecotype Madison, WI linkage group LG1, Vvil1.0, whole genome shotgun sequence genome includes a region encoding these proteins:
- the LOC131643726 gene encoding rhomboid-like protein 19, which translates to MSTPSLPVSQSQGTRTLSSVSVSGFTRLCKGLALVLVAAHLVLNFFPSAITYVALIPARTIPFAWNLITAGYVEQTVHGVVISIVCLLFIGKLLEPVWGPREFLKFIFIVNTLTSVCIFITAIALYYITRQEIYLYTPLSGFHGVISGFLVSIKQIIPDQEIPFLKIKMKWLASISLLCCIALSFWIIEATTYLPTVIFGTYMSWIYLRYWQKKPETKLKGDPSEDFAFSTFFPEFLRPVIDPIASIFHRLLCGRSDASDDAEDYSVGSEPLPGSDPIEASRRRERGARALEERLANERLATSRSAGELHTSAAGNV; encoded by the exons ATGAGCACGCCTTCTCTTCCAGTCTCACAGTCACAG GGCACAAGAACGTTATCGTCTGTGTCGGTGTCTGGATTCACTCGACTCTGCAAAGGTCTCGCTCTCGTCCTCGTTGCAGCGCACCTTGTTCTCAACTTTTTTCCGTCTGCTATCACCTACGTCGCCCTCATTCCCGCCAG GACAATACCATTTGCGTGGAACCTCATTACCGCTGGCTACGTTGAGCAAACTGTACATGGG GTAGTTATCAGCATAGTTTGTCTTCTGTTCATTGGCAAGCTACTTGAACCAGTATGGGGTCCCAGGGAATTTCTAAAGTTCATTTTTATAGTTAACACCTTAACTTCTGTGTGCATTTTCATCACTGCTATTGCGTTATACTACATTACAAGGCAGGAGATTTATCT GTATACGCCACTTTCTGGATTTCATGGAGTTATATCAGGCTTCTTGGTTAGCATCAAGCAAATTATACCAGATCAAGAGATTCCTTTCCTCAAGAtaaaaatgaag TGGCTAGCTTCTATCAGTTTATTATGTTGTATTGCTCTGAGCTTCTGGATAATAGAGGCAACAACATATCTCCCAACTGTTATATTTGGTACATATATGAGCTGGATTTACCTGAGATACTGGCAGAAAAAGCCAGAAACAAAGCTTAAGGGTGACCCAAGTGAGGATTTTGCATTCTCAACATTTTTCCCAGAGTTTTTAAG ACCGGTAATAGATCCTATTGCGTCAATATTTCATCGATTGCTCTGTGGAAGATCCGATGCTTCTGATGATGCTGAAGATTACAGTGTTGGAAGCGAACCATTGCCAGGTTCTGACCCTATTGAGGCATCTAGGAGACG AGAAAGAGGTGCCAGAGCACTGGAAGAAAGGTTGGCGAACGAGAGGTTGGCTACTTCACGGAGTGCAGGGGAATTGCATACAAGTGCTGCAGGAAATGTATAA